One Streptococcus sp. zg-86 DNA window includes the following coding sequences:
- a CDS encoding YoaK family protein, translated as MSIKKEYQVFEGLRIATSLTFISGYLNAFTYVTQGGRFAGIQSGNIIMLSYYLARRDIVQVVSFLNPIFFFTIGQFVVYMTKRYFGTNKWLWHFCSSLMMSSFVLFAVMISPFVGPFLTMAILAFVASIQIGTFQKLRGAPYANVMMTGNLKNAAYLWFKGWMENDPVLRKRGQETILILISFSTGVIVSTLLSIQFSEYSLAYVLLPALYVNYELWKEKSLA; from the coding sequence ATGTCAATAAAAAAAGAATACCAGGTATTTGAAGGCTTACGAATTGCAACAAGTTTAACCTTTATTAGTGGCTATTTAAATGCTTTTACCTATGTGACACAAGGAGGTCGCTTTGCTGGTATCCAGTCAGGAAATATTATTATGTTATCCTATTACCTTGCTCGAAGGGATATTGTCCAAGTTGTAAGCTTTTTGAATCCTATTTTTTTCTTTACTATTGGTCAGTTTGTTGTCTATATGACCAAACGATATTTTGGAACCAATAAGTGGCTATGGCATTTTTGTAGCAGTTTAATGATGTCTAGTTTTGTCTTATTTGCAGTGATGATTTCGCCTTTTGTCGGTCCATTTTTAACTATGGCTATTTTAGCATTTGTCGCTTCTATTCAAATTGGAACATTTCAAAAGTTGCGAGGAGCTCCCTATGCTAATGTCATGATGACAGGAAATTTAAAGAATGCAGCCTATCTATGGTTTAAGGGCTGGATGGAAAACGATCCTGTTCTTCGAAAAAGAGGACAGGAAACAATCTTGATTTTAATCAGTTTTAGTACAGGAGTTATTGTTTCTACACTCCTATCCATACAATTTTCTGAATATTCTCTTGCCTATGTACTGCTTCCAGCTCTTTATGTGAACTATGAATTATGGAAAGAAAAAAGCCTGGCTTAG
- the rlmH gene encoding 23S rRNA (pseudouridine(1915)-N(3))-methyltransferase RlmH has product MRIKIITVGKLKEKYLKDGIEEYVKRLNRFTKMELIELADEKTPDKASPAENDRILNKEAERILSKIHDREYVIALAIEGKQLASEDFSQLLADTMVKGYSDITFIIGGSLGLHQVVKKRANLLVSFGLLTLPHQLMRLVLVEQIYRAFMIQQGSPYHK; this is encoded by the coding sequence ATGAGAATAAAAATAATTACAGTTGGAAAATTAAAAGAAAAATACCTCAAAGACGGAATTGAAGAATATGTGAAGCGATTGAATCGTTTTACGAAAATGGAGCTGATTGAATTAGCGGATGAGAAAACACCAGATAAAGCTAGTCCAGCTGAAAATGATAGGATACTGAATAAGGAAGCTGAGCGGATTTTATCAAAAATCCATGATCGAGAATATGTGATTGCACTAGCTATTGAGGGAAAGCAGCTTGCTTCGGAAGATTTTAGTCAGTTATTAGCCGATACAATGGTTAAGGGATATTCAGATATTACTTTTATCATTGGTGGTAGTTTAGGCTTACATCAGGTAGTTAAAAAACGTGCCAATTTATTAGTTAGTTTTGGATTACTTACCCTACCTCATCAATTAATGCGCCTAGTATTGGTTGAACAAATTTATCGAGCATTTATGATCCAACAAGGTAGCCCTTATCATAAATAG
- a CDS encoding S1C family serine protease — MEETICMKKTVNYLLILVIGFVGGLAGTLVAPLLHPTNQPNQVVETKKDNEQTTVSNVQYDNQNSTTTAVEKVQNAVVSVINYQKARDNGYRSILGSNETNDELAVAGEGSGVIYKKTDQFAYLVTNTHVIAGAEKIDIQLASGEKVEGELIGSDTYADIAVIKIAADKVKNVAEFANSDKIKVGETAIAIGSPLGSIYANTVTQGIVSSLSRTVTSKAEDGQTISTNAIQTDTAINPGNSGGPLINIQGQVIGITSSKITSSSNSAAGVAVEGMGFAIPANDAVNIINQLEKNGKVIRPALGIQMVNLSNLSTEQRKKAGLDSDTVKTGIVVVSTQQGLPADGQLKQYDVITKIDGEKVETTSDLQSALYKHTVGDTISITYSRNGKEKTIDIKLTHSTEDLSN, encoded by the coding sequence TTGGAGGAAACTATCTGCATGAAAAAAACTGTAAACTATCTACTCATACTCGTAATTGGATTTGTTGGAGGCTTAGCAGGAACTCTTGTCGCTCCTTTACTTCATCCAACAAATCAACCGAATCAAGTTGTAGAAACAAAAAAAGATAATGAACAGACTACTGTAAGTAATGTCCAATATGATAATCAAAATTCAACAACAACAGCCGTTGAAAAAGTTCAAAATGCAGTCGTATCTGTCATTAATTATCAAAAAGCGCGTGACAATGGCTATCGCTCCATACTGGGAAGCAATGAAACAAATGATGAACTAGCTGTTGCGGGCGAGGGGTCTGGTGTTATCTATAAGAAAACAGATCAATTTGCCTATCTTGTCACTAACACTCATGTCATCGCAGGGGCTGAAAAAATCGATATTCAACTTGCTTCTGGTGAAAAAGTGGAAGGTGAGTTAATTGGATCAGATACCTATGCCGATATAGCCGTTATCAAAATTGCTGCTGATAAGGTGAAAAATGTTGCTGAATTTGCGAACTCTGATAAAATAAAAGTTGGAGAAACAGCCATTGCTATTGGTAGTCCGCTTGGTAGTATTTATGCCAATACTGTCACTCAAGGGATCGTTTCCAGTCTTAGCCGTACAGTTACTTCAAAAGCAGAAGACGGTCAAACGATTTCAACTAATGCTATTCAGACAGATACCGCTATTAACCCGGGTAATTCAGGTGGCCCACTAATCAATATTCAAGGACAAGTTATTGGTATTACCTCTAGCAAAATCACTTCTAGTTCCAATTCTGCAGCAGGAGTCGCTGTAGAAGGAATGGGATTTGCAATTCCAGCAAATGATGCTGTCAATATCATCAATCAACTAGAGAAAAATGGGAAAGTCATTCGTCCAGCACTCGGCATTCAAATGGTGAATTTAAGTAATTTATCAACTGAGCAACGGAAAAAAGCTGGTCTTGATAGCGATACAGTGAAAACAGGTATTGTCGTTGTCTCTACTCAACAAGGTTTACCAGCAGATGGACAACTCAAACAATACGATGTCATTACAAAAATTGACGGAGAAAAGGTTGAAACAACCAGTGACCTCCAAAGTGCACTTTACA